Proteins from a genomic interval of Gluconacetobacter diazotrophicus PA1 5:
- a CDS encoding sensor histidine kinase, with protein sequence MTPAPATRNDPTMHTRGERWWEGPWPWLVYLIFYVLPWAWEPPHATDLIASAIGLAVFLPVYFVSHRLTDLPLLACAGIMLGIGIALAPFGSWTVFPIYASAVAGHLRPVRFAVATVAAIAVATALAGLAWHQPVLWWFPGILLVIIIGGSTMSRVAFHERTQALLASQEEVRRLAGTAERERIARDLHDVIGRALTLTALKADLAARLAPRDAEAAEAEMRAVAALAREGLAEIRAALAGHAGGSLAHEIAASTAALEAANIASTLAGDPAAIPADAGAVLAMTLREAVTNVIRHAEATCCVIQLDHHDGTARLSVCDNGHGRSFTEGRGLTGMRQRLAAAGGALAFQPGTPEAGRQGIRLVATVPA encoded by the coding sequence TTGACGCCCGCCCCCGCCACACGCAACGATCCGACGATGCACACACGGGGCGAGCGCTGGTGGGAGGGGCCATGGCCCTGGCTCGTCTACCTGATCTTCTACGTCCTGCCCTGGGCGTGGGAGCCACCCCATGCGACCGACCTGATCGCCTCGGCCATCGGGCTGGCCGTGTTCCTGCCGGTGTATTTTGTCAGTCACCGCCTCACCGACCTGCCGCTGCTGGCCTGTGCCGGCATCATGCTGGGCATCGGCATCGCACTCGCCCCGTTCGGCAGCTGGACCGTCTTCCCGATCTACGCCAGCGCCGTGGCCGGCCACCTGCGACCCGTCCGTTTCGCCGTCGCGACAGTCGCGGCCATTGCCGTCGCGACGGCATTGGCCGGGCTGGCCTGGCACCAGCCCGTGCTGTGGTGGTTCCCCGGAATCCTGCTTGTCATCATCATCGGCGGCAGCACCATGTCGCGGGTGGCCTTCCATGAACGCACCCAGGCCCTGCTGGCCAGCCAGGAAGAAGTCCGCCGCCTTGCCGGGACGGCCGAGCGCGAACGCATCGCGCGTGACCTGCACGACGTCATCGGCCGCGCTTTGACCCTGACCGCGCTGAAGGCCGACCTCGCCGCCAGACTCGCCCCCCGGGACGCCGAGGCCGCCGAAGCCGAGATGCGCGCCGTCGCCGCCCTGGCGCGCGAGGGCCTGGCCGAAATCCGTGCCGCCCTGGCCGGACACGCCGGAGGAAGCCTGGCGCATGAAATCGCCGCCTCCACCGCCGCCCTTGAAGCCGCGAACATCGCCTCGACCCTTGCCGGGGACCCCGCCGCCATCCCCGCCGATGCCGGCGCCGTCCTCGCAATGACCCTGCGCGAAGCCGTCACCAACGTCATCCGCCACGCCGAAGCCACATGTTGCGTCATTCAGCTGGACCATCACGACGGCACCGCCCGCCTGTCCGTATGCGACAACGGCCACGGACGCAGTTTCACGGAAGGACGGGGCCTGACCGGAATGCGCCAGAGGCTGGCGGCCGCGGGCGGCGCGCTGGCCTTTCAGCCCGGCACGCCGGAGGCCGGCAGGCAGGGCATCCGGCTTGTCGCCACGGTGCCCGCATGA
- a CDS encoding ABC transporter permease — protein MTDLALPAGIYGRECAAELKRSWRLPQFIVPTVLTPAAFYALFTLAIPAHPSPSEATATLATYGVFAAIGPALFGFGAGIASEREQGLIELKRVSPMPAGAYVAAKLVATLAATAAAIMLIDALSLIAGVRLTAAQWGALTLLHLASAIPFALVGFGIGMRMSAKGAVALANVLFLGSAILGGLWFPSQLLPGWMRAIGEVLPSYHLGQLARFLVGADTIGTVATHAAALLAMTAAAFLWARAGWRRSAA, from the coding sequence ATGACCGACCTCGCCTTGCCCGCCGGCATCTATGGCCGCGAATGCGCCGCCGAGCTGAAACGCTCCTGGCGCCTGCCGCAATTCATCGTCCCGACCGTCCTGACCCCCGCCGCCTTCTACGCCCTGTTCACGCTTGCCATCCCCGCGCACCCGTCGCCATCGGAAGCCACCGCCACCCTGGCGACCTATGGCGTCTTTGCCGCCATAGGTCCGGCGCTGTTCGGCTTCGGCGCCGGCATCGCGTCGGAACGCGAACAGGGGCTGATCGAACTCAAGCGCGTCTCCCCCATGCCTGCCGGGGCCTATGTCGCGGCGAAACTCGTCGCCACCCTTGCCGCCACGGCCGCCGCCATCATGCTGATCGACGCCCTCAGCCTGATTGCCGGTGTCAGGCTGACCGCCGCGCAATGGGGCGCCCTGACACTGCTCCACCTCGCATCGGCCATCCCGTTCGCCCTGGTCGGCTTCGGAATCGGCATGCGCATGAGCGCAAAGGGGGCGGTCGCACTCGCCAATGTCCTGTTCCTGGGGTCCGCCATCCTGGGCGGCCTGTGGTTTCCCTCGCAGTTACTGCCGGGGTGGATGCGCGCCATCGGCGAGGTGCTGCCCTCGTACCACCTGGGGCAACTGGCCCGCTTCCTGGTCGGCGCCGACACGATCGGAACCGTCGCCACGCACGCCGCCGCCCTGCTGGCCATGACAGCCGCCGCCTTCCTCTGGGCCCGGGCCGGCTGGCGCAGGAGCGCCGCTTGA
- a CDS encoding HPr kinase/phosphorylase encodes MEPYPSQKNQIHAGCAARRGPRGVDGHQTDSQGVLLLGPPGAGKSDLLLRLVDAGYDLVADDRVDLAGGWASAPAALAGLIEIRGMGIVRMPFLARARPVLVVRLVGPDDRPDRLPLPAHDPVTGLPEIRLDPALASAVARVNLALDCQHGRCKILTSEQM; translated from the coding sequence ATGGAACCGTATCCATCGCAGAAGAATCAGATTCATGCCGGCTGTGCCGCTAGGCGCGGCCCCCGGGGGGTAGACGGCCACCAAACGGACAGCCAGGGCGTGCTGCTGCTGGGGCCGCCGGGGGCGGGCAAGTCCGACCTGCTGCTGCGGCTGGTCGATGCGGGCTACGACCTTGTGGCCGACGACCGGGTGGACCTGGCCGGCGGCTGGGCCTCGGCCCCCGCTGCCCTGGCCGGTCTGATCGAGATCCGGGGCATGGGCATCGTGCGCATGCCCTTCCTGGCGCGGGCGCGGCCCGTGCTGGTGGTCCGGCTGGTCGGACCGGACGACCGGCCCGACCGGTTGCCCCTGCCGGCGCACGATCCGGTGACCGGCCTGCCTGAAATCCGGCTCGATCCGGCGCTGGCCTCGGCGGTGGCGCGGGTCAATCTGGCTCTTGACTGCCAGCATGGACGTTGCAAAATTTTAACGTCCGAGCAGATGTGA
- a CDS encoding RidA family protein, producing the protein MMGQDIHVRHLTGIDPTTGRPAPNLVEQCRIALDHGAAILARDGYAMQDVTRIVFMLRDTDAFSTCFPLLREAFGTGRPATTLRRVPGFTDAATLIEIELVVSSAAD; encoded by the coding sequence ATGATGGGACAGGACATCCATGTTCGGCACCTGACAGGGATCGACCCCACGACCGGGCGTCCGGCCCCCAACCTGGTCGAGCAATGCCGCATCGCCCTGGACCATGGCGCGGCCATCCTGGCGCGCGACGGATATGCGATGCAGGACGTGACCCGCATTGTCTTCATGCTGCGCGATACAGATGCCTTTTCCACCTGTTTCCCGCTGCTGCGCGAGGCCTTCGGAACCGGCCGCCCCGCGACGACGCTACGCCGGGTGCCGGGCTTCACCGACGCGGCGACGTTGATCGAGATCGAACTGGTGGTCAGTTCGGCGGCAGATTGA
- a CDS encoding ABC transporter ATP-binding protein — protein MTQPPPACLSAVTKRLVGKTVLCDFSLTLGAGEVTALLGPNGAGKTTGIGLLTGRLRPDAGQARLFGLDPARAAARARMGVMLQAAGLPDAMTVAELVTLQSGYYRRPRPVAETLALAGLSDLAHRRCAALSGGQARRVQYALAICGRPDLLILDEPTAAMDRASARALWSTVRDAADDGAAILLTSHDLAEADALADRVVVMNAGQIVADDTPAALRTRTGGSVIRCRSALPPAIAATLPAVREAVRDGADLRLVTADAVATARGLCDRDPALAALRIHDATLEDAIAILLTPEKGLAA, from the coding sequence ATGACACAGCCACCACCGGCCTGCCTGTCGGCCGTCACGAAACGACTGGTCGGCAAGACCGTACTCTGCGATTTCAGCCTGACACTCGGGGCCGGCGAGGTCACGGCCCTTCTCGGCCCCAACGGCGCCGGCAAGACCACCGGCATCGGCCTGCTGACCGGCCGTCTGCGCCCCGACGCGGGTCAGGCCCGCCTGTTCGGTCTCGACCCCGCCCGGGCCGCCGCCCGCGCGAGAATGGGCGTCATGCTCCAGGCCGCCGGCCTGCCGGACGCCATGACCGTCGCGGAACTCGTCACCCTCCAGTCCGGCTATTACCGCCGTCCGCGCCCCGTCGCCGAGACACTTGCCCTCGCCGGCTTGTCCGATCTCGCCCACCGCCGCTGCGCCGCCCTGTCGGGCGGCCAGGCCCGCCGCGTGCAGTATGCGCTCGCCATCTGCGGCAGGCCCGACCTGCTCATTCTCGACGAGCCCACCGCCGCCATGGATCGCGCCTCCGCCCGCGCCCTGTGGAGCACCGTCCGCGATGCCGCCGACGACGGGGCCGCGATCCTGCTGACCAGCCACGACCTGGCGGAAGCCGACGCCCTCGCCGACCGCGTCGTCGTCATGAATGCCGGTCAGATCGTCGCCGACGATACCCCGGCCGCCCTGCGCACCCGCACCGGCGGCTCGGTCATCCGCTGCCGGTCCGCCCTTCCGCCCGCCATCGCCGCGACGCTCCCCGCCGTGCGCGAGGCCGTCCGTGACGGCGCCGACCTCCGCCTCGTCACCGCCGACGCCGTCGCCACCGCACGCGGCCTGTGCGACCGCGACCCGGCCCTGGCCGCCCTGCGCATCCACGACGCCACGCTCGAAGACGCCATCGCCATCCTCCTCACCCCGGAAAAGGGCCTCGCCGCATGA
- the rapZ gene encoding RNase adapter RapZ → MTDSSHDGVPAPRRILLVTGLSGAGKSSILRILEDLGYEVIDNPPLGMMDEIVTRAEQPVAIGVDSRTRGFDAAAVLAALGRLRVNPDLQAELIYATAEESVLLRRYTATRRRHPLAMRGTVKEGIEAEIELTARLRAAADMVIDTSDLPPPELRQVVEMRFAPRHDRMAEGLTVALMSFAFPAGLPREADMVFDARFLRNPYYDPDLSVRNGLDQAVADYVASDPDYPRFLDQIDGMLGLVLPRFVREGKKYATIAIGCSGGRHRSVTLVEALARRLAAKNLAEPGGTCDSPGKPAHIEKGAAPTDVQSGGADAQGAWPIIVMHRELARQGRSSWRWASRPREHAADVVEGQYSS, encoded by the coding sequence GTGACGGATTCTTCACATGACGGAGTACCGGCGCCGCGTCGCATCCTGCTGGTCACCGGTCTGTCCGGGGCGGGAAAATCCTCGATTCTGCGCATTCTCGAGGATCTGGGATACGAGGTCATAGACAATCCGCCGCTGGGCATGATGGACGAGATCGTGACCCGCGCGGAACAGCCGGTCGCGATCGGGGTGGATTCCCGCACCCGGGGCTTCGACGCCGCCGCCGTGCTGGCCGCCCTGGGGCGGCTGCGCGTCAATCCCGACCTGCAGGCCGAGCTGATCTATGCCACGGCCGAGGAAAGCGTGCTGCTGCGCCGTTATACCGCCACGCGGCGGCGGCACCCGCTGGCCATGCGCGGTACGGTCAAGGAAGGGATCGAGGCGGAAATTGAACTGACCGCGCGGCTGCGGGCCGCCGCCGACATGGTGATCGATACCTCCGACCTGCCGCCGCCCGAACTGCGGCAGGTCGTGGAAATGCGCTTCGCCCCCCGCCATGACCGCATGGCCGAAGGGCTGACCGTCGCGCTGATGTCCTTCGCCTTTCCCGCCGGCCTGCCGCGCGAGGCCGACATGGTGTTCGACGCGCGGTTCCTGCGGAACCCCTATTACGATCCCGACCTGTCCGTCCGGAATGGGCTGGACCAGGCGGTGGCGGACTATGTGGCGTCCGACCCCGATTATCCGCGCTTCCTGGACCAGATCGACGGCATGTTGGGCCTGGTGCTGCCGCGCTTCGTGCGCGAGGGCAAGAAATACGCGACCATCGCCATCGGCTGTTCCGGCGGCCGCCATCGCTCGGTCACGCTGGTCGAGGCGCTGGCGCGGCGCCTTGCGGCCAAAAATCTTGCGGAACCCGGTGGAACATGCGACAGCCCCGGGAAACCTGCCCATATTGAAAAGGGCGCGGCCCCGACCGATGTGCAGTCGGGCGGCGCGGATGCTCAGGGTGCGTGGCCGATCATCGTCATGCACCGCGAACTGGCCCGGCAG